The genomic stretch CGGCCACGGACACCTTCGAGGCGGCTCCGCCTGCGCCCGCCCCCGCTCCCGCCTCCTCCGGGCAGCACCACGACTTCCTCTCCGACCTCTTCTCTGACGACTACGGGGGCAAGAACTGCAAGAAGGCGGCCGAATACGGCTACGTGAGCCTGGGGCGTTTGGGGGCCGCCAAGGGCGCGCTGCACCCGGGCTGCTTCGCGCCCTTAcacccgccgcccccgccgccgccgccaccgcagCCGGCCGAGCTCAAGGCGGAGCCGGGCTTCGAGCCCGCGGACTGCAAGCGGAAGGAGGAGGCCGGAGCGCCGGGCGGCGGCGCCGCAGGCATGGCGGCTGGTTTCCCGTACGCGCTGCGCGCCTACCTCGGCTACCAGGCGGTGCCGAGCGGCAGCAGCGGGAGCCTCTCCACGTCCTCGTCGTCCAGCCCGCCCGGCACGCCGAGCCCAGCAGACGCCAAGGCGCCCCCGGCCGCCTGCTATGTGGGGGCGGCGCCGGCGCCCTCGCAGGTCAAGAGCAAGGCCAAGAAGACCGTGGACAAGCACAGCGACGAGTACAAGATCCGGCGTGAGCGCAACAACATCGCGGTGCGCAAGAGCCGCGACAAGGCCAAGATGCGCAACCTGGAGACGCAGCACAAGGTCCTGGAGCTCACGGCCGAGAACGAGCGGCTCCAGAAGAAGGTGGAGCAGCTGTCGCGCGAGCTAAGCACCCTGCGGAACTTGTTCAAGCAGCTGCCTGAACCCCTGCTCACCTCCTCCGGCCACTGCTAGCGCGGCCCCCGCGCGCGTCCCCCTGCCGGCCGGCCTCCGCGCTGCCGGGCGCGCCGCGGCCACCGAGACTCGGGAAGCGCCCGcgctcccgcccccgcccctggtGGCGCCGGCAAAACTTTGGCACTGGGGCACTTGGCAGCGCGGGGAGCTC from Balaenoptera acutorostrata chromosome 15, mBalAcu1.1, whole genome shotgun sequence encodes the following:
- the CEBPB gene encoding CCAAT/enhancer-binding protein beta translates to MQRLVAWDPACLPLPPPPAFKSMEVANFYYEADCLAAAYGGKAAPAAPPAARPGPRPPAGELGSIGDHERAIDFSPYLEPLGAPPAPAPATDTFEAAPPAPAPAPASSGQHHDFLSDLFSDDYGGKNCKKAAEYGYVSLGRLGAAKGALHPGCFAPLHPPPPPPPPPQPAELKAEPGFEPADCKRKEEAGAPGGGAAGMAAGFPYALRAYLGYQAVPSGSSGSLSTSSSSSPPGTPSPADAKAPPAACYVGAAPAPSQVKSKAKKTVDKHSDEYKIRRERNNIAVRKSRDKAKMRNLETQHKVLELTAENERLQKKVEQLSRELSTLRNLFKQLPEPLLTSSGHC